Proteins found in one Primulina eburnea isolate SZY01 chromosome 16, ASM2296580v1, whole genome shotgun sequence genomic segment:
- the LOC140817072 gene encoding uncharacterized protein, producing MAADGSANPSPAPKILLAKPGLVTSGKFNRGGADEEAALRSRLSSIASLNLLSDTWDLQIDRLLPFLTENAEFTVVGVIGPPGVGKSTILNEIYGSDSSSPGMMSPFGVESEETRAMARHCTVGIEPRISSERIILLDTQPVFSPSVLAEMIRPDGSSTLSVISGESLSAELAHEMMGIQLGILLASICHVIIVVSNGVRDASMWRLMLTVDLLKHGIPDPSCVMHSHPQSSSNLDKLPQGGEEYIATPIFVHTRIRDRDITPRNFLKMKKVLAECFRSSSFLRSEGQKDGSKESQSSATAFENLKDSSSDLKLFLVPSQGKDDSSRPQYESYMCALWKIRDQVLSMSGPSFSRTVSERDWLKNSAKIWEFIKNSPTVSDYCTTLKSSCLFRKS from the exons ATGGCCGCCGACGGCTCTGCAAACCCTTCCCCTGCTCCCAAAATCCTATTAGCGAAACCCGGACTCGTCACCTCCGGAAAATTTAACCGCGGCGGCGCAGACGAGGAGGCCGCGCTACGGTCGCGCCTTTCCTCTATTGCTTCACTCAACCTCTTGTCAGACACCTGGGATCTCCAGATCGATAGACTCTTACCA TTTCTAACGGAAAACGCGGAGTTTACTGTGGTGGGTGTGATTGGTCCTCCCGGGGTCGGGAAATCGACCATTTTGAATGAAATATATGGCTCTGATTCTTCCTCACCTG GTATGATGTCTCCTTTTGGGGTAGAATCAGAGGAAACAAGGGCAATGGCAAGGCACTGTACTGTCGGGATTGAACCGAGGATTTCTTCGGAGAGGATTATACTTCTTGACACACAG CCTGTATTTAGTCCCTCTGTTTTAGCAGAGATGATTCGGCCCGATGGGTCGTCTACGCTCTCTGTAATCAGTGGAGAATCTCTATCTGCAGAATTAGCTCATGAAATGATGGGTATCCAG CTTGGCATTCTCCTCGCATCTATTTGTCATGTAATCATCGTGGTGTCCAATGGAGTTCGTGATGCTAGCATGTGGCGCTTGATGTTAACG GTGGATTTGTTGAAACATGGCATACCCGACCCATCTTGTGTGATGCATTCACATCCACAGAGCTCGAGCAACTTAGATAAACTTCCACAGGGTGGGGAAGAATACATTGCCACTCCAATTTTTGTACACACGAG GATCCGTGACCGAGATATCACCCCAcgtaattttctaaaaatgaagAAGGTGCTTGCGGAGTGTTTTCGCTCTTCTTCATTCCTAAGATCAGAAGGCCAGAAAGATGGATCTAAGGAGTCTCAATCCTCAGCCACAGCTTTTGAAAATCTCAAAGATTCGAGTTCGGACCTGAAGTTGTTTCTTGTGCCATCCCAGGGTAAAGATGACTCCTCAAGGCCACAATATGAAAGCTATATGTGCGCTTTATGGAAAATAAGGGATCAG GTTTTGTCCATGAGTGGCCCATCTTTTTCGAGGACCGTTTCTGAACGTGATTGGTTGAAGAATTCTGCCAAGATATGGGAATTCATTAAAAACTCCCCAACAGTTAGTGATTATTGCACGACACTTAAGAGCTCTTGCCTATTTAGGAAATCGTAG
- the LOC140816384 gene encoding probable NADH dehydrogenase [ubiquinone] 1 alpha subcomplex subunit 12, with amino-acid sequence MASVVRSALKSIREKGVRGFIRELKDEGFLSALLDGNLMQTKIHNIGATLIGVDKFGNKYYQKLGDTQYGRHRWVEYASKNRYNASQVPPEWHGWLHFITDHTGDELLLLKPKRYGIEHKENFSGEGDEYIYHSKGHSLNPGQRDWTRFQPWQPKKD; translated from the exons ATGGCGTCGGTGGTGAGAAGCGCTCTGAAATCGATCAGAGAAAAAGGTGTCAGAGGTTTCATCCGTGAGCTTAAAGATGAAGGATTCCT GAGCGCTCTTCTGGACGGAAATCTTAT GCAGACAAAGATTCACAATATTGGAGCAACACTTATAGGTGTTGATAAATTTGGCAATAAGTACTATCAGAAACTTGGAGATACTCAATATG GGAGACATAGGTGGGTGGAATATGCTTCTAAGAATCGTTACAATGCTTCTCAAGTCCCACCGGAGTGGCATGGATGGCTTCATTTCATAACTGATCATACTGGAGATGAG CTGCTCTTATTGAAACCGAAACGATATGGAATTGAGCACAAAGAAAACTTTTCCGGAGAGGGAGATGAATACATCTATCATTCCAAAGGACACAGCCTTAACCCTGGACAAAGAGATTGGACCAGATTCCAACCCTGGCAACCCAAAAAGGACTAA
- the LOC140816385 gene encoding uncharacterized protein, producing the protein MRILGVGEVEKLKLVEMAKFNEVQKRRRAAVAMWKRKVHGDPFTGKLQQKPQPLSISGKRKRKLLKKWRREQKEAVEKGLITMQDVEMAVADGTSKDASKPSVRFSMKKSAKLKVKQLKKNKKVKNSVKSQKPAGDVSSDAMVE; encoded by the exons atgagaattttagGGGTTGGAGAAGTCGAGAAACTGAAGCTTGTGGAGATGGCCAAGTTCAACGAGGTGCAGAAGCGGCGCCGCGCTGCTGTCGCTATGTGGAAGAGGAAGGTACACGGAGATCCATTCACTGGAAAGCTGCAACAGAAGCCTCAACCGCTCTCCATCTCCGGAAAACGCAAGCGCAAGCTCTTGAAAAAATGGCGACGG GAGCAAAAGGAGGCAGTGGAGAAAGGATTAATCACGATGCAAGATGTAGAGATGGCTGTTGCTGATG GGACTTCAAAAGATGCCTCGAAACCCTCTGTTAGATTTTCCATGAAGAAGAGTGCTAAACTTAAAGTAAAGCAATTGAAGAAGAACAAGAAAG TTAAGAACAGTGTAAAATCTCAAAAACCTGCTGGAGATGTTTCAAGTGATGCCATGGTGGAGTAA